The Streptomyces sp. NBC_00435 nucleotide sequence CTCCGAGGGCTTCGACGACTACTCCACCGCCCGCGTGACCCTCGAGGTAATCAACGGCGAGGCCGTCGCGATGGTCCACACGGCCATGGCGGAGGTCGGCCAGGGCGGCATCACCGTCCACGCGCAGATCGCCCGTACCGAGCTGGGTGTCACGCAGGTGACCATCCACCCGGCCGACACGCAGGTCGGCTCCGCCGGTTCCACGTCCGCCTCGCGGCAGACGTACATGACCGGTGGCGCCGTGAAGAACACCTGTGAGGCCGTCCGTGAGGCGGTCCTGGAGATCGGCCGGCGCAAGAACGGCTCGTACCACCCCGCGTGGGCGACCGCCGAGCTGCTCCTCGAAGGCGGCAAGGTCGTCACCGATGGCGGAGAGGTCCTCGCGGACATCGCCGACATCCTGGAGGGCGAGGACGCGATCGACATCGAGCTCGAGTTCCGCCACGCGGCCACCGAGCCCTTCGACCTGGTCACCGGCCAGGGCAACGGTCACGTCCAGTACACCTTCGCCGCACACCGCGCGGTCGTCGAGGTGGACACCGAGCTCGGCCTCGTCAAGGTCGTCGAGCTGGCGACCGCCCAGGACGTCGGCAAGGCGCTGAACATGCTCTCCGTGGTCGGCCAGATCCAGGGTGGTACCACCCAGGGCCTGGGCGTCGCGATCATGGAAGAGATCATCGTGGACCCGAAGACCGCGAAGGTGCGCAACCCCTCCTTCACGGACTACCTGATCCCGACCATCCTCGACACCCCGACCATCCCGGTCGACGTCCTGGAGCTCGCCGACCCGAAGGCCCCGTACGGCCTGCGCGGTATGGGCGAGGCCCCGACCCTCTCGTCCACCCCGGCCGTCATCGCGGCGATCCGGGCGGCGACCGGTCTGGAGATCAACAAGACGCCGATCCGTCCGGAACTGCTCACCGGCACCCTCTAGGACGGCGTGGTCCGGGGGCCGCGAGGCCCCCGGACCCCCCCAGATTTCCGGGCGGTGCGACAAGGGAACGTCACACTTCCAGCCGCACCGCCCGGAGCACAGAAGTCCGGCGTCATCAGTACCGCACCGCTCGCGGTCCGTTTCACCGGCAGTACCCAGAGAAGTACCAGGCCGCTCGCACCAACCACCCCCGGTGCCACCGGCAGTACCGCAGAACCCACGCAGTACCCGCAGTACACGCAGTGCACCTTTTGCGTCGCCTCGGGCCGTCACCCCGGGTCGTGCAGCCAAACGCGTTTTCCCAAATCCCGTGTCTCCAATCTTTATGCGGGTGCCCCTTTGAACCTTGGGAGTTAGGCACCATGACCCAGTCCTCTGTAGAGCCCAAGACCAGTGCGGAGGAGGCCGGAGACGGCTCTCTGAACCCCGCCGGCCGGTCTTGGCTCGACCGGTACTTTCACATCTCCAAGCGTGGATCCAACGTCGGCAACGAAATTCGTGGCGGTGTCACGACGTTCATGGCCATGGCGTACATCCTCCTGCTCAACCCGCTGATCCTCTCCGGCAAGGACGTCGCCGGCGACACCATGAGCCAGAAGGCTCTGATCACGGCCACCGCCTTCGCCGCGGCCCTCACCACGCTCCTCATGGGCTTCGTCGGCAAGGTCCCGCTCGCGCTGGCCGCCGGCCTCTCCGTGTCCGGTGTGCTGTCCTCGCAGGTGGCGCCGCAGATGACCTGGCCGCAGGCCATGGGCATGTGCGTGATGTACGGCGTCGTGATCTGTCTCCTGGTCGTCACCGGCCTCCGCGAGATGATCATGAACGCGATACCCCTCGCGCTCAAGCACGCGATCACCATGGGCATCGGCATGTTCGTCGCCCTGATCGGCCTCGTGAAGGCCGGCTTCGTGGGCAACGGCGGAGAGTTCGCTCCCCCCGTGCAGCTCGGTTCCGTCGGTCAGCTGGCCGGCTGGCCGGTCCTGATCTTCTGCGTGACCCTGCTCGCCATCTTCATGCTGCAGGCCCGCAAGATCCCCGGCGCGATCCTGATCGGCATCGTCGGTGGAACGGTCCTCGCCGCCATCCTCAACGCCGTCGTGGACATCGACCCGAAGGCCTGGAAGAACGGCGCTCCGGAGCTCTCCGGCTCCGCGGTCTCGATGCCCGACTTCTCGCTCTTCGGTGACGTCTCCTTCGGCGGCTGGGGCGACGTCGGTGTCATGACGGTCGGCATGATCGTCTTCACCCTCGTGCTCGCCGGCTTCTTCGACGCGATGGCCACCATCATCGGTGTCGGCACCGAGGCCAAGCTCGCCGACGACAAGGGCCGCATGCCGGGCCTGTCCAAGGCGCTGTTCATCGACGGTGCCGGTGGCGCCATCGGCGGCATCGCGGGTGGCTCCGGCCAGACCGTCTTCGTCGAGTCCGCCACGGGCGTCGGTGAGGGTGCCCGCACCGGTCTCGCCTCGGTCGTCAGCGGTCTGCTCTTCGCCGCCTGCCTCTTCTTCACCCCGATCACGCAGATCGTCCCGGGTGAGGTCGCCTCCGCGGCCCTCGTGGTCATCGGCGCGATGATGATGCAGAACGCCCGCCACGTGGACTGGGCCGACGCCGCCACCGCCATCCCGGTCTTCCTGACCGTGGCGATCATGCCCTTCACCTACTCCATCACCGCCGGCGTGGCCGCCGGTGTGATCTCCTTCGTGGCGATCAAGATCGCGCAGGGCAAGGCCCGCGAGATCGGCGCCTTCATGTGGGTGCTGTCGGTGATCTTCGTGATCTTCTTCGCGGAGCACCCGATCGAGGGCTGGCTCGGGGTCCACTGACCCCGGACGGACCCGGTCCGTACGAGAACGCACCCTCCACGTATCCGATACTGGAAACCGAACCCCTCCGAGGAGGCCGCAATGCTGGACATCGCCGAAGAACTGAACCGGTGGGTCGAGCAGGGACGCGATTTCGCCGTAGCCACCGTCGTGGCGGTCGGCGGCAGCGCACCCAGGCAGCCCGGAGCGGCCCTCGCCGTCGACAGTGAGGGCACGGCCATCGGTTCGGTCTCCGGTGGATGCGTGGAGGGTGCGGTCTACGAGCTGTGCCAGCAGGCGCTGGAGGACGGCGAGACCGTCCAGGAGCGCTTCGGCTACAGCGACGACGATGCCTTCGCGGTGGGTCTGACCTGCGGCGGGATCATCGACATCCTTGTCACCCCGGTTCTCGTGGACTCTCCCGCACGGGAGGTGTTCGCGGCCGCGCTCGCCGCCGCCGCCCGGGGGGAGGCGGCGGCGGTCGCGCGGATCGCCGAGGGCCCGGCCGAGCTGATGGGCCGTGCCGTACTCGTCCGCGGCGAAGGCGGCCACGAGGGCGGTTTCGGCGGACACCCCGAGCTGGACCGCGCCATAGCCGACGAGGCCCGCGCCATGCTCGACGCCGGCAGGACCGGAGTGCTGGAGATCGGCGCCGACGGCCGCCTCTGCGGAGAGCCGCTCAAGGTCCTGGTCGAGTCCAGCGTCCCGCCGCCCCGGATGATCGTCTTCGGTGCCATCGACTTCGCTTCCGCCCTCGTGCGGATCGGCAAGTTCCTCGGCTACCGGGTGACGCTGTGCGACGCCCGGCCCGTGTTCGCCACGAAGAAGCGCTTCCCGGAAGCGGACGAGATCGTGGTCGACTGGCCGCACCGCTACCTGGAGGAGCAGTCCACGGCCGGTGCGGTCGACGCCCGGACGGTCCTGTGCGTGCTGACGCACGACGCCAAGTTCGATGTCCCGCTCCTCGAACTGGCCCTCAAGCTTCCCGTCGCCTACGTCGGCGCCATGGGCTCGCGCCGCACCCACGAGGACCGCAACGAGCGGCTCCGCGGGGTCGGCGTCACCGAGCTCGAACTGGCCCGGCTGCGCTCCCCGATCG carries:
- a CDS encoding XdhC family protein, whose protein sequence is MLDIAEELNRWVEQGRDFAVATVVAVGGSAPRQPGAALAVDSEGTAIGSVSGGCVEGAVYELCQQALEDGETVQERFGYSDDDAFAVGLTCGGIIDILVTPVLVDSPAREVFAAALAAAARGEAAAVARIAEGPAELMGRAVLVRGEGGHEGGFGGHPELDRAIADEARAMLDAGRTGVLEIGADGRLCGEPLKVLVESSVPPPRMIVFGAIDFASALVRIGKFLGYRVTLCDARPVFATKKRFPEADEIVVDWPHRYLEEQSTAGAVDARTVLCVLTHDAKFDVPLLELALKLPVAYVGAMGSRRTHEDRNERLRGVGVTELELARLRSPIGLDLGARSPEETALSIAAEIVANRRGGTGAALTGAHIPIHSDTSNTVISRIGSVA
- a CDS encoding NCS2 family permease encodes the protein MTQSSVEPKTSAEEAGDGSLNPAGRSWLDRYFHISKRGSNVGNEIRGGVTTFMAMAYILLLNPLILSGKDVAGDTMSQKALITATAFAAALTTLLMGFVGKVPLALAAGLSVSGVLSSQVAPQMTWPQAMGMCVMYGVVICLLVVTGLREMIMNAIPLALKHAITMGIGMFVALIGLVKAGFVGNGGEFAPPVQLGSVGQLAGWPVLIFCVTLLAIFMLQARKIPGAILIGIVGGTVLAAILNAVVDIDPKAWKNGAPELSGSAVSMPDFSLFGDVSFGGWGDVGVMTVGMIVFTLVLAGFFDAMATIIGVGTEAKLADDKGRMPGLSKALFIDGAGGAIGGIAGGSGQTVFVESATGVGEGARTGLASVVSGLLFAACLFFTPITQIVPGEVASAALVVIGAMMMQNARHVDWADAATAIPVFLTVAIMPFTYSITAGVAAGVISFVAIKIAQGKAREIGAFMWVLSVIFVIFFAEHPIEGWLGVH